From the Mycobacterium sp. DL592 genome, the window CGAAGCGCTTGGCCACGCCGAGGCCCAGGCCGCTGTTGGAGCCGGTGACGACGGCGAGTTTTCCGGACAGATCGGGAACGGTGAGGGAGAGGTCAGCCATGCCGGCGACATTAACAGAACACCGGTCTGATAACAATAGAACGGAGGTCTGCTAAATTATGGCCGTGACGCCGACCTTCCAGCGGGCCCGCAGGCCCGAGCAGATGGCCGCCCGGCGCTCGGCCATCCTGGCCGCGGCGCGCGAGGCGCTGGCCGGCGGTGGGATCGACGAGGTCACCCTGCGCGATATCAGCGAGCGGGTCGGCCTAGCCAAGTCGAACGTGCTGCGCTACTTCGAGAGCCGCGAAGCCATCTTCCTGGAGGTGCTCGACGAGGAGTGCCGGTCCTGGCTGGTGGATCTCGAGGCGCGCCTGGGTCGGCCGCGCACTCGGAAGCCCGCTTACGCCAGCGAGATTCGCGTGGCAGACGTCATCGCCGACTCGCTGGTGGAGCGGGCCATGCTGTGCGAGCTGCTGGGCGCGATGGCCGGGGTTCTGGAGCGCAACATCTCCGTCGAGTTCGCCAGGGACTTCAAGGTTCGGGCTGTGCAGACGATCGCCGAGCTTTCCGGTGTCGTCGGCAGGCAGCTGCCGTGGCTGGCCGAGGATTTCCTGGGCTTCATCGGTGAGGGCATTCTGTCGCTGGTAGCGGGCACGTATCCGTTCTCGGTGCCCACCGAGTCCGTGCGTCAGGCGGTCCAGGAGCTCGGCCTTCCCGATCCGGGGTGCCGCTTCGCCGAGGGCCTGCACGCCGGGTTGAGAACCTGGCTGATTGGTGCGGCGGCGCAGAGCCCGGCGTGACACACTTCCGCCCATGAAGGGCACCTGGTCGGTCTCCCGCATCATGGCCGTCTTCGGAATCGTCACCATGCTCGTCGGCGGGATCGGGTTCGCCATCGTGATGGCACTCAACGCGTTCGTCCTCGACGAGTTCGACGCCTACGGCGAGGTGCCGATCCCGGGCTCGGCCCAGATCGAGCTGCCTGCCGGTGAGGTGCAGATCAGCTTCCACACCTCGGTGACCGGGTCGGCCTCGGGAAGTTTCCCGGTGCCGGCGCTGCGCCTGAGCATCATCCCGCCCGAGGGTGCCGCCGATCCGGTGCTCACCGAAAGTCGCGGTGTGACAACGACCGTCAACAGCGACACTCATTTGCGGATCTGGACCGCAAAGGTCCCCACCGCGGGCGTCTACCGGATCACCACCGGCGGCAACGTCAACGGCTATATCGACCCGCGGCTGGCGTTCGGGCACGCGAGTGACTACGGCTATCTGCACTGGGTCTTCGCCGCGATCTTCGGGGTGGGGTTGCTCGACGTGATCCTGTCGCGGGTGTTCAAGCGCATACACAGCGGCAGCCGACCACCCGGTGTGGGGCTCCAGGAGGTGCCCGCCACGCTTGCGGCCGCCGACCCGTTTACCCCGACCGATCAGGGTGTCCGGCTCGAGCAGCTGAAAACCATTGCTGCGTTGCGCGATTCGGGTGCGCTGACCGACGCTGAATTCGAGGCGGAGAAGCGCCGAATACTCAAGGGGTAGGCGTCTACACTCGGCCACGTGAAGGCTGTCAGCTGTGTGCACGGGACCCTGTCGGTAGTCGAGATGGCCGCGCCGCGGCCCGCCGAGGGGCAGCTGGTGCTCGACGTGCACAGCTGCGGCATCTGCGGGTCCGACCTGCACGCCAAGGACCACGGCGACGAGCTGGCCGATGTGCTCGACGAGGTCGGCTACCACGACTGCATCCGCAGCACCACGCCCACGGTGATGGGCCACGAGTTCTCCGGGGAAGTGGCCGAGCGTGGCGCCAAGACCCCGAAGTCGCTCAAGGAAGGCACCCGGGTGGTGTCGTTCCCGATGGTGCGGGGCCACGGCGGCGTGCACCTGACCGGGCTGTCCCCGCTGGCGCCGGGCGGGTACGCCGAACAGGTGCTGGTCGAGGCGGCGATGACGTTTCCGGTGCCCAACGGGCTGTCGATGGACATCGCGGCGCTGACCGAGCCGATGGCGGTGGCCCTGCACGCGGTGCGGCGCAGCGAGATCAAGAAGAGCGACACCGCGATCGTCATCGGCTGCGGGCCGGTGGGGCTGGCGGTGATCTGCCAGCTCAAGGCCGTCGGCGTCGAGACCGTCGTCGCCAGCGACTTCTCGGCGGGCCGGCGTGCCCTGGCCAACCGCTGCGGCGCCGACATCGTGGTGGACCCGAAGGTCGACTCGCCCTACGACAGGGCCGAGGGCAAGGGTGTGGTCACCGACTTCTCCGGTCTGGCCGACCTTGCCGTCGGGTCGATGGAGAAGCTGCGCAAGCTGCCCGGCTGGCAGCATCTGTACCGCGTCGCCGACGCGCTCGGCGCGGCCGGCCCCAAGCGGCAGGTGATCTTCGAATGCGTCGGCGTGCCGGGGATGATCGACGGTGTCATCGGTGCCGCCCCGCTCAACGCCCGGGTGGTCGTCGTCGGCGTGTGCATGAGCGACGACAAGATCCGACCCGCGATGGCCATCGGCAAAGAGATCGACCTGCGGTTCGTATTCGGTTACACGCCACTGGAATTCCGCGACACCCTGCACATGCTGGCCGATGGCAAACTGAACGCCACTCCACTGGTGACCGGCAAGGTGGGACTCGGCGGTGTCGCCGCAGCCTTCGAGGCGCTGGGCGACCCGGAGACCCACGCGAAGATCCTGATCGATCCCCGCAGCGCGGCTACTGCGCCCTAGCTGCCTTTGGCCACCCAGTCGTCGTAGTTCACCAGCTCGTCGCCGATCCGGGTGGTGTCACCGTGACCGGTGTAGACGACGGTGTCGGCGGGCAGCTTGCCCAGCTTGTCCTTGATCGACCCGAGGATCGTCGGGAAGTCGGAGAACGACCGGCCCGTCGCGCCCGGGCCGCCCTGGAACAGGGTGTCGCCGGAGAACACCGCCCCCAGCGCCGGGGCATACAGGCAGGTGGAACCGGGGGAGTGGCCCGGGGTGGCGATGGCGTGTAGCTCGATACCGTCGGCCTTGAGAATCTGGCCGTCCTCGATGGTGCCGAACTGCTTGTCGCCGTGCGTCATTCGCCACAGCATGTCGTCGGCGGGGTTCAGCAGCACCGGGGCGTCGAGGTCCTTGCTGAGCTGCGGGGCGACGGTGATGTGGTCGTTGTGGCCGTGCGTGCACACCACCGCGACGACGTGCCGGTTGCCGACGGCGTCTTCGATGGCCTTCGCGTCGTGGGCGGCGTCGATGACGATGACCTCTTTGTCGTCACCGACGATCCAGATGTTGTTGTCGACTTCCCAACTGCCGCCGTCGAGTTCAAAGGTGCCGTGGGTGACGACGCGCTCGATGCCGCTCACAGGACGACCACCGAGCGCAACACTTCACCGGCGTGCATCTTGTGGAAGGCGTCCTCGATGCCATCGAGGCCGATGCGCTCGGAGACGAACTTCTCTAACGGCAGCCGGCCCTGGCGGTAGAGGCTGATCAGGGTGGGGAAGTCGCGTTCGGGCAGGCAGTCGCCGTACCAGGACGACTTCAGTGCGCCGCCGCGGGAGAAGAAGTCCACCAGCGGCATTTCCAGTTTCATGTCCGGAGTCGGAACACCAACCAGCACAACGGTTCCGGCGAGGTCGCGGGCGTAGAACGCCTGCTTCCAGGTCTCCGGGCGGCCGACGGCGTCGATCACCACGTCGGCGCCGAACCCGTCGGTGAGGTCCTGGATGGTCTCGACCACATCGAACTCTTTTGCGTTGACGGTGTGGGTGGCGCCGAACTCGCGGGCCCAGGCCAGCTTGGTGTTGTCGGTGTCGACAGCGATGATCGTGCGGGCGCCCACCAGGGCCGCACCGGCGATCGCGGCATCTCCGACGCCGCCGCAGCCGATCACGGCGACGGTGTCGTCACGGCCGACGTGGCCGGTGTTGACCGCTGCGCCGAGGCCGGCCATCACGCCGCAGCCGAGCAGCCCGGCCACCGCCGGGTCGGCTTCGGGGTCGACCTTGGTGCACTGGCCTTCGTGGACCAGGGTCTTGTCGGCGAAGGCGCCGATTCCCAGCGCCGGGGTGAGTTCGGTGCCGTCGGTCAGAGTCATCTTCTGGGTGGCGTTGAACGTGTCGAAGCAGTACCAGGGGCGGCCGCGCTTGCAGGCGCGGCACTGGCCGCAGACTGCGCGCCAGTTGAGGATGACGAAGTCGCCGGGCGCGACGTTGGTGACGCCGTCGCCGACGGATTCGACGGTGCCGGCGGCCTCGTGGCCGAGCAGGAAGGGATACTCGTCGTTGATGCCGCCCTCGCGGTAGGTCAGGTCCGTGTGG encodes:
- a CDS encoding zinc-binding dehydrogenase; this translates as MKAVSCVHGTLSVVEMAAPRPAEGQLVLDVHSCGICGSDLHAKDHGDELADVLDEVGYHDCIRSTTPTVMGHEFSGEVAERGAKTPKSLKEGTRVVSFPMVRGHGGVHLTGLSPLAPGGYAEQVLVEAAMTFPVPNGLSMDIAALTEPMAVALHAVRRSEIKKSDTAIVIGCGPVGLAVICQLKAVGVETVVASDFSAGRRALANRCGADIVVDPKVDSPYDRAEGKGVVTDFSGLADLAVGSMEKLRKLPGWQHLYRVADALGAAGPKRQVIFECVGVPGMIDGVIGAAPLNARVVVVGVCMSDDKIRPAMAIGKEIDLRFVFGYTPLEFRDTLHMLADGKLNATPLVTGKVGLGGVAAAFEALGDPETHAKILIDPRSAATAP
- a CDS encoding MBL fold metallo-hydrolase; this encodes MSGIERVVTHGTFELDGGSWEVDNNIWIVGDDKEVIVIDAAHDAKAIEDAVGNRHVVAVVCTHGHNDHITVAPQLSKDLDAPVLLNPADDMLWRMTHGDKQFGTIEDGQILKADGIELHAIATPGHSPGSTCLYAPALGAVFSGDTLFQGGPGATGRSFSDFPTILGSIKDKLGKLPADTVVYTGHGDTTRIGDELVNYDDWVAKGS
- a CDS encoding SHOCT domain-containing protein, coding for MKGTWSVSRIMAVFGIVTMLVGGIGFAIVMALNAFVLDEFDAYGEVPIPGSAQIELPAGEVQISFHTSVTGSASGSFPVPALRLSIIPPEGAADPVLTESRGVTTTVNSDTHLRIWTAKVPTAGVYRITTGGNVNGYIDPRLAFGHASDYGYLHWVFAAIFGVGLLDVILSRVFKRIHSGSRPPGVGLQEVPATLAAADPFTPTDQGVRLEQLKTIAALRDSGALTDAEFEAEKRRILKG
- a CDS encoding TetR/AcrR family transcriptional regulator encodes the protein MAVTPTFQRARRPEQMAARRSAILAAAREALAGGGIDEVTLRDISERVGLAKSNVLRYFESREAIFLEVLDEECRSWLVDLEARLGRPRTRKPAYASEIRVADVIADSLVERAMLCELLGAMAGVLERNISVEFARDFKVRAVQTIAELSGVVGRQLPWLAEDFLGFIGEGILSLVAGTYPFSVPTESVRQAVQELGLPDPGCRFAEGLHAGLRTWLIGAAAQSPA
- a CDS encoding S-(hydroxymethyl)mycothiol dehydrogenase, producing the protein MSQTVRGVISRKKGEPVELVDIVIPDPGPGEVVVNVTACGVCHTDLTYREGGINDEYPFLLGHEAAGTVESVGDGVTNVAPGDFVILNWRAVCGQCRACKRGRPWYCFDTFNATQKMTLTDGTELTPALGIGAFADKTLVHEGQCTKVDPEADPAVAGLLGCGVMAGLGAAVNTGHVGRDDTVAVIGCGGVGDAAIAGAALVGARTIIAVDTDNTKLAWAREFGATHTVNAKEFDVVETIQDLTDGFGADVVIDAVGRPETWKQAFYARDLAGTVVLVGVPTPDMKLEMPLVDFFSRGGALKSSWYGDCLPERDFPTLISLYRQGRLPLEKFVSERIGLDGIEDAFHKMHAGEVLRSVVVL